The Nymphaea colorata isolate Beijing-Zhang1983 chromosome 11, ASM883128v2, whole genome shotgun sequence genome includes the window CAAACTTTTGCACAAACAAATGACGCCTATGAAGATCCGGCAAGTCGAAAAGGGTCACCTTTTATTGACAAAAGAATGGACTTTTGCACCTACAACACCCAGAATCACAAACGACCGCGCAAAGAGGAAAATGCCAACGGGGGGAGGATGGGGAGGGAAATCTTTACTCCTTTATATAATATACTTGACACGTTTGAGCAACCAACGTTGAGATGGCCGAGTTGGTCTAAGGCGCCAGATTAAGGTTCTGGTCCGAAAGGGCGTGGGTTCAAATCCCACTCTCAACAATATCTCCTTTTCTCATTCGCATATGGAGGAAATCTGATTGATGGAACAACCGCGCTATTTTTAATGCCAAAATAACAGAGATTAGATGTTAAACCTACTGAGCAGCTCTCCAAGGTGACTGGATTTTCTACCATTTTGCTACTTTGGAATTAGAAAGCTGCATATTTGTGTATTTTTTACTTAATAGCTTTAGATTTGAGATCTGTGGCAGCATTCAAAATGTGCTTCCTAAAATTAAACAAACCATGGATCTCTATAAAGTGGATCCACattacatattaaaaaccatgaatttaaagtTGGATGATCTGAAATCTTGAAGACCCCAAATCTGCAGTGAAACAAATGCACCCTTACTGTTTatcagatttcaaaattttaattctggAAAGTAACAACACAATCAACCTCACATTATCTATTCTTGTGTATATTAAAAAGAAGTACCTGTACTGTACATGTCATCAAGTTGTATATACGGACTTCTGCCTAGCTAAAAACGTATTCAGAAAACTATATATTCCGATCTCTCTTTTCACGGCCTCActctttcctctcttttcttccttccactTAGAGGAGACCGCCCACCATATTCCTTCACAGTTATGCTTGCCGCAAAGGCAAAgtgctgaagaagaaaaggaaaaaaagtccAAGGCAAAGAGAGAATCAGGATTTTCCCCTTTCAACGTCTTATCCTTTTCAGTGCCAGCAGCCCTTCAAAAACAGGAAAGAAGAGATCCAACGGTGGAGAAGTCATCTTATCGTCAGTCCTGTGCTTGATGGCCGTTGATCGAGAGAGTGAAATATATCAGCATTATGGTTCCCACGCTAGacctgcaattttttttttttttcgatattAGTCGGGTCGATGATGCAGATGGGCCAGGATCCGATGTTGGGAGAATGGGTTTATGGGATCTGTTTTGGACCTTTGTGAGATTTGGATTTCAGGTTTGGATAAGGATTCGAGTGAATACTTACAAGGAAGCGAAGATCATGAAGACCTTCCTGGAATCGAGCCATGGGAGTCTGGACCTCTTCACCCTGCGCTCTCCCATTACGGATTGTTGACAAGATCCCTCCTTCACGCCTAGGGGGACAACCACTGATGGGCATTTCTCGTTCAATGCAGActctgcttcattttttttttttttttggaaaagaaaataaaaaacatgttatatcaGTTGCCTCGTATAATGTTTGTCATTTTGGTAGTGTTTAGAAGACCCACCAAATCAAACTTCAGACCTAATAttgataaaaacaaattttttttgtttttatttaaaaaaattacatagtGGGTAGCTACTTGAGCTTCTGTAGCATGGCTGGTCAGACTACCGGACTGGTGAAAGTTTGATCATCAGTTAATCCTCATGAGTGTTATTCATTTGAATTGCAAACAGTAGATACACAACTCTTTAATTGACAAACATACCACTCTCCACATAAATTCCGAAATAGTCTTATACCATTGAGGCAGAGGCAAGAAAGACAAGTTTTGGCCTCTTTGGGGTATCCACACCGTCCTTCCTTCCCACAACAATCCTCCATGCCCTCAAGGTTTAAGAGGGAATTAAATTGCGTAAGATCAACCGATTCAACCCTATCTGAATTGAACCAAGAACTAGCCTTTTACCATCGACTAAGTACCCTAAGTTCCTTGAagttgattttattttatataaaaacttagtttaaaaaaaaaaacaatgataaaAGACGGGCCTTCTAGCAGTTATTGGTCCAACCAACTACACTAAACCTCTTCATTTAACTTGaactttttaactttaaaaagattaaaaaagagATGGATCGCAACATCAATCAAGCATAAGAAATAGACAAGACAGCCCCTTCTGTTTACAGAAGGGCGAATGGGTTTACCTTTGTGGGATTTGGACCACCCATCATCCTCATCCT containing:
- the LOC116263917 gene encoding uncharacterized protein LOC116263917 isoform X1, coding for MAEVPRQLQSGGKESPVGDPCNFRRVEPPIVKRSTSDGSISLDVDDACDPPLPSNRRIQMQTSLSHKGWFPGGRKGQQQDEDDGWSKSHKAESALNEKCPSVVVPLGVKEGSCQQSVMGERRVKRSRLPWLDSRKVFMIFASLSSVGTIMLIYFTLSINGHQAQD
- the LOC116263917 gene encoding uncharacterized protein LOC116263917 isoform X3 — translated: MAEVPRQSGGKESPVGDPCNFRRVEPPIVKRSTSDGSISLDVDDACDPPLPSNRRIQMQTSLSHKGWFPGGRKGQQQDEDDGWSKSHKAESALNEKCPSVVVPLGVKEGSCQQSVMGERRVKRSRLPWLDSRKVFMIFASLSSVGTIMLIYFTLSINGHQAQD
- the LOC116263917 gene encoding uncharacterized protein LOC116263917 isoform X2; its protein translation is MAEVPRQLQSGGKESPVGDPCNFRRVEPPIVKRSTSDGSISLDVDDACDPPLPSNRRIQMQTSLSHKGWFPGGRKGQQQDEDDGWSKSHKESALNEKCPSVVVPLGVKEGSCQQSVMGERRVKRSRLPWLDSRKVFMIFASLSSVGTIMLIYFTLSINGHQAQD